A single genomic interval of Lathyrus oleraceus cultivar Zhongwan6 chromosome 7, CAAS_Psat_ZW6_1.0, whole genome shotgun sequence harbors:
- the LOC127108465 gene encoding nudix hydrolase 18, mitochondrial isoform X3 codes for MVCMVSRSGRELQRYNNMGGRQVVGCIPYRYKQDIDGNKSKELEVLMVSSQKTQRLMFPKGGWELDESLEQAACRESLEEAGVIGLVECELGQWNFISKRHGIYYEGYMFPLFVKEQLDYWPEINLRTRVWMTVGEAREVCQHWWMKEALDILVQRLVSSQQQQ; via the exons ATGGTTTGCATGGTATCTCGATCTGGAAGGGAGTTGCAGAGATACAACAATATGGGTGGCAGACAAGTTGTAGG ATGCATACCTTATAGATATAAACAAGACATAGATGGTAATAAAAGCAAGGAGTTGGAAGTACTAATGGTTAGTTCACAGAAAACTCAAAGGTTAATGTTTCCAAAGGGAGGATGGGAACTTGATGAATCTCTTGAACAAGCAGCTTGTAGGGAATCTCTTGAAGAAGCAGGTGTTATAGGATTAGTTGAG TGTGAATTGGGACAGTGGAATTTCATTAGCAAGAGACATGGAATATACTATGAAGGGTATATGTTCCCTTTGTTTGTGAAGGAGCAACTTGATTATTGGCCTGAGATAAATCTTAGGACAAGAGTATGG ATGACTGTTGGTGAAGCTAGAGAAGTTTGTCAACATTGGTGGATGAAGGAAGCATTAGATATATTGGTTCAAAGACTAGTTTCttcacaacaacaacaataa